A window from Prinia subflava isolate CZ2003 ecotype Zambia chromosome Z, Cam_Psub_1.2, whole genome shotgun sequence encodes these proteins:
- the LOC134564238 gene encoding ER membrane protein complex subunit 5, translating into MAPRGKAAAWPRPLPLRPRPLHTRTIRARSCPAPLVTPSSRAGAPWRRRAAMAAGSVWKGLVGLGLFALAHAAFSAAQHRSYMRLTEKEDETLPIDIVLQTLLAFAVTCYGIAHIAGEFKDMDATSELKNKTFDTLRNHPSFYVFNHRGRVLFQSPDTVNSSSNQDALSSSSALKFRKLEPLRR; encoded by the exons ATGGCCCCGCGTGGGAAAGCGGCGGCGTGGCCCCGCCCCCTGCCGCTGAGGCCACGCCCCCTGCACACCCGCACCATTCGGGCGCGGTCTTGCCCCGCCCCCTTAGTGACGCCATCCTCGCGCGCCGGAGCGCcctggcggcggcgggcggcgatGGCGGCGGGGTCGGTGTGGAAGGGGCTGGTGGGGCTCGGCCTGTTCGCCCTGGCACACGCGGCCTTCTCGGCGGCGCAGC ATCGTTCTTACATGAGGTtgacagaaaaggaagatgaaaCGTTGCCCATAGAT ATAGTCCTGCAGACTCTGCTGGCCTTTGCAGTCACCTGCTATGGGATAGCACATATTGCAGGAGAGTTTAAAGACATGGATGCCACTTCAGAACTCAAAAATaa GACATTTGACACATTAAGGAACCATCCGTCTTTCTATGTATTTAATCATCGTGGTAGAGTATTGTTCCAGTCCCCAGACACAGTGAATTCTTCTTCAAACCAAGATGCTTTGTCATCCAGCTCGGCACTGAAATTCCGAAAACTTGAACCTCTGCGCCGCTAA